Proteins encoded by one window of Acetonema longum DSM 6540:
- a CDS encoding biotin/lipoate A/B protein ligase family protein, producing MMQWRVLNTGIENAAVNMAIDEAILLEYAAGHVPPTLRFYGWQPAAVSLGYFQRGTEEIDLAACREQGISVVRRLTGGRAVLHDAELTYSLVVGEHEAGIPATITASYCYFSQGLIAGLARLGVAAQMNMPRSSYGQGERRPPHTSAACFDAPAHYEITAAGRKLVGSAQVRKQGVILQHGSLLLRFEPRTLASILQAPTPEKREALAGMLAARAIGLEELLNRKIGFPEIFASMLQGFDEVLDGGLVQGRLTAAEQGTAKDLAATKYSQDSWNFRR from the coding sequence ATGATGCAGTGGCGGGTATTGAATACCGGCATCGAAAATGCCGCCGTCAATATGGCGATTGATGAGGCCATCCTGCTGGAGTATGCCGCCGGACATGTTCCGCCGACTCTGCGCTTTTACGGCTGGCAGCCGGCGGCGGTCAGTCTGGGTTACTTTCAGCGGGGGACGGAGGAAATCGATTTGGCTGCCTGCCGGGAACAGGGGATTTCTGTGGTCCGCCGGCTGACCGGCGGACGGGCGGTGCTCCATGACGCCGAGCTGACTTACAGTCTGGTGGTAGGGGAACATGAAGCAGGCATTCCGGCGACGATTACTGCTTCCTACTGTTATTTTTCCCAGGGCCTGATCGCCGGTCTGGCCCGGCTGGGAGTGGCGGCGCAGATGAATATGCCCCGCTCGTCCTACGGCCAGGGAGAAAGGCGGCCTCCTCATACTTCGGCAGCTTGCTTTGATGCCCCGGCCCATTACGAAATCACGGCAGCCGGACGAAAGCTTGTGGGCAGCGCTCAGGTGCGCAAGCAGGGGGTCATCCTGCAGCACGGTTCTTTGCTGCTGCGGTTTGAACCGAGGACACTGGCGTCCATCTTGCAGGCGCCGACGCCTGAAAAACGGGAGGCGTTGGCCGGGATGCTGGCCGCCCGTGCTATCGGCCTGGAGGAACTATTGAACAGGAAGATCGGTTTCCCGGAAATCTTCGCGAGCATGCTGCAAGGATTCGATGAGGTTCTGGACGGCGGTTTGGTTCAGGGCCGGCTTACGGCGGCGGAACAGGGG